AAAGAGCGGACCTTCGGCTATTACCGGGTCGAGATCCTCTCGGCTTTACTTAACGGGACCTTATTGATCGTCCTCGCCGGTTTTATTTTCTACCAGGCGATCGGCCGGTTTACGGCGCCGGAGCCGGTCAACAGCACTTTAATGATGGTCGTGGCGGCGATCGGGCTGGTTGCAAACCTGGCCTCGGCTTTGATCCTGTCGGGGTCGGGACACAATCTGAATGTCAGAGGCGCTTTGCTGCACGTTATTTCGGACGCTCTTTCTTCGGTCGCGGTGGTTGGGGGCGGCCTGCTGATCGCTTTTACCGGGTGGCTGTTTGTCGATCCGCTCCTTGGGATCTTGATCGCTTGCGTCGTCCTTTATGGGGCGATCCGGCTGGTGATCGATTCGGTCAATATTTTACTGGAGTCGGCCCCCAAAGGGGTCGACCCCCACCTGGTGGCGAAAGCGATTAGCCGGGTCAAGGGGATCAAAGGGTTGCACGATCTTCATATTTGGACCATTTCTTCGGGGTTGAATGCGATCTCGGCCCATCTGGAGATCGAACCGAAAGCGGTCAAAAAGGCTCCCCAGATCATCCATGAAGTGGAGCATATGCTTAAAGATAAATATGAGATCAGCCACTCGACCTTTCAGACCGAATGCCAATCGTGCGGTGATGAGTTGTTTTGCATAATGGAGAGAGCAGGCGAAGGGGCGGGGCGCCACCATCATTAGACGACGGCGTCGACTGTCCGGCCGATATTGGTCATTTCTTTTTCGGCCTTCTTGATGATGGCCAGGATCTGGGCGGAAAGATTGAAGCTGGTGTTCAGCGTCCGTTCGGTATCGAGTAATGCCGAGGCGTTCTGCTCCCGGGTCGATTTACCGAGGGCTTGAGCGACCCGGTTTTGCAATCCATTTAATTTATTGGCAGCATTGTTAATGTTCATAACTATTCCTCTTCCATATATATATCGTTAACTTTCAGCCGAAATTTCACTTTTTTTATTGCCGGCCGCGAATTCGGTCGCGACCGGAATTTTTCGCTTCATAGAGAGCGCTATCCGCTTTTTCGTAAAGCAGCTTTTGCAGGCCTGATTTTGCTTCCGGCGACAAAAAATTAGGTTTGACGTCAGGAGTGTAAGCGGCATAGCCGCCGCTGATCGTAACGCTGAAAACTCTGCCGCCGATCGAAAATTTTTCCGCCGCGATTTTTTGCCTTATCCTTTCGAGCGGAATAGGGGCGTCTTGATAAGGAGTTTCATCCAGAAAGACGAAGAATTCTTCTCCGCCGGAGCGGGCGACGATATCGGTGTTCCTTAAATTGCTTTTTATTATTTGCGCGACCCGTTTTAGCACCACGTCGCCGGCTAAATGTCCGTAGGTGTCATTGACCGTCTTGAAATGGTCGATGTCGAATTCGGCGATGGTTAAATGTCGTCCGTAGCGCAACGCCCCGGAAAGCATGCGGTCAAATTCATCTTCCAAACCAAATCGGTTCAAAATCCCCGTTAACTGGTCGGTCTTGACAAGTTTGGACAAAGTCTTGACCTTCTCTGTTAAAAACCGGACCGTTTTTCGTAAATAGACGTTTTCAACGGCCAG
This window of the Candidatus Margulisiibacteriota bacterium genome carries:
- a CDS encoding cation diffusion facilitator family transporter; this translates as MTNRLMIALAITVMIMLAEFIGGYLANSLALISDAGHMLTDSMVLVFSLLAALIAGRAADKERTFGYYRVEILSALLNGTLLIVLAGFIFYQAIGRFTAPEPVNSTLMMVVAAIGLVANLASALILSGSGHNLNVRGALLHVISDALSSVAVVGGGLLIAFTGWLFVDPLLGILIACVVLYGAIRLVIDSVNILLESAPKGVDPHLVAKAISRVKGIKGLHDLHIWTISSGLNAISAHLEIEPKAVKKAPQIIHEVEHMLKDKYEISHSTFQTECQSCGDELFCIMERAGEGAGRHHH
- a CDS encoding GGDEF domain-containing protein, with protein sequence MKTSLTPRSFLGLAVENVYLRKTVRFLTEKVKTLSKLVKTDQLTGILNRFGLEDEFDRMLSGALRYGRHLTIAEFDIDHFKTVNDTYGHLAGDVVLKRVAQIIKSNLRNTDIVARSGGEEFFVFLDETPYQDAPIPLERIRQKIAAEKFSIGGRVFSVTISGGYAAYTPDVKPNFLSPEAKSGLQKLLYEKADSALYEAKNSGRDRIRGRQ